In Qipengyuania psychrotolerans, one DNA window encodes the following:
- the rsmA gene encoding 16S rRNA (adenine(1518)-N(6)/adenine(1519)-N(6))-dimethyltransferase RsmA, whose translation MTDLPPLREVIARHGLSASKALGQNFLFDEQLLDRIAALPGDLNGKQVLEVGPGPGGLTRALLRAGAQVTAIEMDSRCLPALAELGDAFPGKLKVIQGDALKLDHAEIMGGEPFAVLSNLPYNVGTALFTRWLGGESWPPLWTSLTLMFQQEVAQRIVAAPGGSAYGRLAILAQWRSSARLAMKVHRSAFTPPPKVMSAIVHVEPAEMPEGVSAKRLEKLTEAAFGQRRKMLRQSLKGVPGAVEALEQIGIDPQRRAETLEVDDFVRLARILSA comes from the coding sequence ATGACTGATCTGCCCCCACTTCGCGAAGTCATTGCCCGGCACGGACTGAGCGCGAGCAAGGCGCTTGGGCAGAACTTCCTGTTCGACGAGCAATTGCTTGATCGTATCGCTGCCCTGCCCGGTGATCTCAACGGCAAGCAGGTGCTGGAAGTAGGCCCCGGCCCCGGTGGCCTGACCCGCGCCCTGCTCCGTGCAGGTGCGCAGGTGACCGCGATCGAAATGGATTCGCGCTGTCTGCCTGCGCTCGCGGAACTTGGCGATGCTTTCCCGGGCAAGCTCAAGGTCATTCAGGGCGACGCGCTGAAATTGGACCACGCGGAAATCATGGGCGGCGAGCCCTTCGCCGTGTTGTCCAACCTGCCCTATAATGTCGGCACGGCGCTGTTCACGCGCTGGCTGGGCGGCGAAAGCTGGCCGCCGCTCTGGACCAGCCTGACGCTGATGTTCCAACAAGAAGTTGCGCAGCGCATCGTCGCTGCGCCCGGCGGTTCGGCCTATGGCCGGCTGGCAATCCTGGCCCAATGGCGCAGCAGCGCACGGCTGGCGATGAAAGTGCATCGCAGTGCGTTCACTCCTCCGCCCAAGGTGATGAGCGCCATCGTCCATGTAGAACCTGCAGAAATGCCCGAGGGTGTTTCGGCCAAACGCCTCGAGAAGCTCACCGAAGCCGCCTTCGGCCAGCGCCGAAAAATGCTTCGCCAGAGCCTCAAGGGCGTTCCGGGCGCAGTCGAGGCGCTGGAGCAGATCGGCATCGATCCGCAGCGGCGCGCCGAGACGCTTGAGGTGGACGATTTCGTCCGACTGGCGAGGATATTGTCGGCCTAG
- the pdxA gene encoding 4-hydroxythreonine-4-phosphate dehydrogenase PdxA, which translates to MPAVAPLAVSIGDPAGIGPEIITESWARQSERDGAPFIVLGGAGLLEAAAHMRGTICPIVRIQDPAECGAAFAHGLPVLGLEDCAYRPGQPSDEGAALALGSLAEATRMALLGKAGGVVTAPVAKGQLAKVGFEFPGQTEFLAAACGLPTDDSVMMLAGPSLRAVPVTVHCSLAEVPGLLTSELIVSKARILAAALTKDFGIKGPRIAACGLNPHAGEDGKFGSEERDIIGPAVNRLREAGIAVSGPHPADAIFTPRARKTYDAALAMYHDQALIPLKALDFDEGVNVTLGLPIVRTSPDHGTAFDIAGKGVADPSAMIAALRMAGEVAARRASHD; encoded by the coding sequence ATACCCGCCGTGGCCCCTCTCGCCGTATCCATCGGTGATCCAGCGGGGATCGGACCGGAAATCATAACCGAAAGCTGGGCGCGCCAATCCGAGCGGGATGGCGCGCCCTTTATCGTACTTGGCGGGGCAGGACTGCTTGAGGCCGCCGCGCATATGCGTGGCACCATTTGCCCCATTGTCCGTATCCAAGATCCTGCAGAGTGCGGGGCCGCATTCGCACACGGCCTCCCGGTCCTGGGCCTCGAAGATTGCGCCTATCGTCCGGGCCAACCGAGCGACGAGGGCGCGGCCCTTGCGCTTGGATCGCTGGCCGAAGCGACGCGGATGGCCCTGCTTGGCAAGGCAGGCGGCGTGGTAACGGCTCCCGTTGCCAAGGGGCAACTGGCGAAGGTCGGCTTCGAATTTCCTGGCCAAACCGAATTTCTTGCTGCTGCCTGCGGTCTACCCACCGACGATAGCGTAATGATGCTCGCTGGTCCAAGCCTGCGCGCCGTCCCGGTGACGGTGCATTGCAGCCTGGCTGAGGTTCCAGGGCTGCTGACCAGTGAATTAATTGTCAGCAAAGCGCGCATCCTTGCCGCAGCCCTGACAAAGGACTTTGGGATCAAGGGGCCGCGCATCGCCGCTTGCGGGCTGAACCCCCATGCCGGTGAAGACGGCAAGTTCGGCAGCGAGGAGCGTGACATAATCGGGCCTGCCGTCAATCGTTTGCGCGAGGCAGGAATAGCAGTTTCCGGTCCCCACCCCGCTGATGCGATCTTCACACCGCGCGCCCGGAAAACCTACGATGCGGCGCTGGCCATGTACCACGACCAGGCGCTGATTCCCTTGAAGGCACTCGACTTTGACGAGGGTGTCAACGTGACACTCGGCTTGCCCATCGTGCGTACCAGCCCGGACCATGGCACCGCCTTCGACATTGCGGGCAAAGGCGTGGCCGACCCCAGCGCAATGATTGCCGCATTGCGCATGGCAGGCGAAGTGGCAGCACGGCGCGCATCCCATGACTGA